One window of the Solanum stenotomum isolate F172 chromosome 11, ASM1918654v1, whole genome shotgun sequence genome contains the following:
- the LOC125843662 gene encoding auxin response factor 4 — protein sequence MEIDLNHALVSEVEKNVCCNEECDKGGGGGCVNCSLYTSTTSSCSSNVSSSSSLALTSIYKELWHACAGPLTSLPKKGNVVVYFPQGHMEEAVSAFPFSPIKIDFPTFGLQPQIFCRVEDVQLLANKENDEVYTQLTLLPLPESMAISLEGKEHEDSGTDEEGNGVNPGKSASHMFCKTLTASDTSTHGGFSVPRRAAEDCFPPLDYKEQRPSQELIAKDLHGVEWKFRHIYRGQPRRHLLTTGWSIFVSQKNLVSGDAVLFLRGEGGDLRLGIRRAARPRNGLPESIIKSQYSGPDVLSSVATALSAKSTFHVFYSPRASHATFVVPYQKYVKAINTRIPVGTRFKMKFDLDDSPERRYSGVVTGISDMDPFRWPNSKWRCLMVRWDEDIMSNHQERVSPWEIDSSVSLPPLSIQSSPRLKKLRTSQQAPSVLDSHFAGGSALLDFEESIRSSKVLQGQENLGLISPPYGCDKPVRPLDFELQRVARHNLMPNGVENIIVGDFVKTQPPTTYTGFLESNRFPKVLQGQEICSLRSLTGKGDVNFGAWGKPEFGCNVFGTYQRPRANFYPLASEGARNVFLPYNAMYRAGQDPVVPSYITTFQRENPTLNQNSIQNVVRREEVGMPKFVNEQRPPEMSKVSIPENHFKNENDGSFNAQASCKLFGFSLTKEPSTPSSQSSGKRSCTKVHKQGSLVGRAIDLSRLNGYDDLLVELERLFNMEDLLRDPNKGWRILYTDSENDMMVVGDDPWHEFCEVVSKIHIYTQEEVEKMTIEGISDDTQSCLEEAPAIMDVSKSSSVGQPDSSPTVIRI from the exons atGGAAATTGATCTGAATCATGCATTAGTGAGTGAAGTGGAGAAGAATGTATGTtgtaatgaagaatgtgataaAGGGGGTGGTGGGGGTTGTGTTAATTGCTCTTTGTACACTTCCACtacttcttcttgttcttcaaatgtatcttcatcttcttcacttGCTCTTACTTCAATTTACAAGGAGCTTTGGCATGCTTGTGCTGGTCCTCTTACTAGTTTACCCAAGAAAGGAAATGTAGTGGTTTATTTCCCTCAAGGTCATATGGAAGAAGCTGTTTCTGCTTTTCCATTTTCACCTATCAAGATTGATTTCCCAACTTTTGGTCTTCAGCCTCAGATCTTCTGTAGAGTGGAAGATGTCCAGTTGCTT GCAAATAAGGAAAATGATGAGGTGTATACACAGCTCACTCTTCTACCTCTTCCAGAG TCAATGGCTATAAGCTTAGAGGGGAAAGAACATGAAGATTCGGGGACTGATGAGGAAGGGAATGGAGTTAATCCAGGGAAATCAGCTTCTCACATGTTCTGTAAAACGCTGACTGCTTCGGATACCAGCACCCATGGTGGCTTTTCAGTTCCCCGTCGAGCAGCTGAAGACTGTTTCCCCCCTCTG GATTACAAAGAGCAAAGACCCTCTCAGGAGCTGATTGCTAAGGATCTGCACGGAGTAGAGTGGAAATTTCGTCACATTTATAGAG GCCAGCCAAGGCGACATTTGCTCACTACTGGATGGAGTATCTTTGTCAGCCAAAAGAATCTTGTCTCAGGGGATGCAGTTCTCTTCTTGAG GGGAGAAGGTGGAGATCTCAGACTGGGAATAAGAAGAGCTGCAAGACCTAGAAATGGACTTCCTGAATCGATAATCAAAAGTCAATACTCTGGACCGGATGTTCTTTCGTCAGTTGCTACCGCCCTATCAGCAAAGAGCACTTTCCATGTTTTCTATAGCCCAAG GGCAAGTCATGCTACTTTCGTTGTACCTTACCAAAAGTACGTGAAAGCCATCAACACTCGGATTCCTGTTGGGACAagatttaaaatgaaatttgattTGGATGATTCACCTGAAAGAAG GTACAGCGGTGTAGTGACTGGGATAAGCGATATGGATCCCTTTAGATGGCCCAATTCTAAATGGAGATGCTTGATG GTCAGATGGGATGAAGATATAATGAGTAATCATCAGGAACGGGTTTCTCCTTGGGAAATTGATTCTTCAGTTTCCTTACCACCACTGAGCATTCAGTCCTCACCAAGACTGAAGAAACTGCGGACTAGTCAGCAGGCACCATCAGTGCTGGACAGCCATTTTGCTG GAGGGAGTGCTCTTTTAGACTTTGAGGAGTCAATAAGATCCTCCAAGGTCTTGCAAGGTCAAGAAAATTTAGGTCTGATATCACCTCCCTATGGTTGTGATAAACCAGTCCGCCCACTGGATTTCGAGCTGCAAAGAGTAGCTCGTCACAATCTCATGCCAAATGGTGTAGAGAACATAATTGTTGGTGACTTTGTGAAAACTCAGCCTCCAACTACCTACACAGGCTTTCTGGAATCCAATAGGTTTCCAAAGGTCTTGCAAGGTCAAGAAATTTGCTCGTTAAGATCCCTTACTGGAAAAGGTGATGTTAATTTTGGTGCTTGGGGAAAACCTGAATTTGGTTGCAATGTTTTCGGCACATATCAGAGGCCGAGAGCCAATTTCTATCCTCTCGCTTCTGAAGGGGCAAGGAATGTGTTTTTACCTTACAATGCGATGTATAGAGCTGGACAAGATCCCGTGGTTCCCTCCTACATAACTACTTTCCAAAGAGAAAATCCTACCTTGAACCAGAATTCAATCCAAAATGTGGTTAGGAGGGAAGAAGTTGGAATGCCGAAGTTTGTAAATGAGCAGAGGCCACCGGAGATGTCTAAAGTATCCATTCCAGAGAAtcatttcaagaatgaaaaTGACGGCTCCTTCAATGCACAGGCTTCATGTAAACTGTTTGGCTTTTCCTTGACGAAAGAACCATCTACTCCTAGCTCGCAGAGTTCTGGTAAGAGGAGCTGTACAAAG GTTCACAAACAAGGCAGCTTGGTTGGACGAGCCATTGATCTCTCGAGATTGAATGGCTATGACGACTTACTGGTTGAGTTGGAGAGGCTTTTCAACATGGAAGACCTCCTAAGAGATCCCAACAAGGGGTGGCGAATCTTGTACACCGACAGTGAGAATGACATGATGGTTGTCGGAGATGATCCATGGCA TGAGTTCTGTGAGGTAGTATCCAAGATCCATATATACACTCAAGAAGAAGTGGAGAAAATGACTATTGAGGGGATCAGTGATGACACTCAAAGTTGTTTGGAGGAGGCACCAGCAATCATGGATGTCTCAAAGTCTTCTTCAGTTGGCCAGCCTGATTCTTCTCCAACTGTAATCAGGATTTGA